The nucleotide sequence TTATTCTAAAGCCAAGTGGGAGATAGAGAGTAAGAAAGGAGTGACGAATGCTTCTTACCTTTTCATTTTAGTTTCACTTTCCCAACAGTTTCcctgatatagatatatatagagagatatatatatataagatgcCCCCCAGAATCTGGGTATTTAATAGCTTTAAACTgctctaagacttttgggacatcctgtaaAGAAAATCCTTCCTACTCTCAAGAGATCCTTTTAGAATCCTCAAGAATTACATAGTAAGCTGATTAATAATGATGGGCAATAGAAAATTCCAAACCAGTGTGAACTGGAGATATTATTATCTATGGCTGTAagatattaacaaatatttatagtaacttttttttttacttcctactCCATCAACCCTGTAGGTTAACACTACAAAAAAACTTCCTAGATACTCCTAAAGCTCCTCCCTACATGCTCATGgatactaattttttttagagaaaaaggaaagtttcTAACATGTAGTTTCTTTATAGGTTGTATGACTGGTGAAATTTGAATTAACtgagaaaataaagtttaagctaccaagcatattgatttatttttttttgaagatgttaatttttaagaaaaatttttttccttggttacatgattcgtgcttTTGCTCTACCCTCCCCCACaaccaccccctcccccagccaacacacatttccactggtaggcatattgatttattaagcaatgcatgccaactGCAGAACAGATCAGAACCAGGCCTCTTCAGCTTGGCAATGGACTCCGAATACAGGGGGAGATAGATTTTTACACATTAAAAGATAATAACTAATAGGATATTAAACCAGAATGAAAAATCAGGTAATCttatttctaattggaggaaaaattAAAGGCTTTTGAAGTTGGGAGAGTGATTAGAAAAAGAGGTATCtcaaccccaccaccaccaccaagtatctgtattcaatcaaaggaacaaagaaacagTAATTAACTGACCAggatggggccagttttcaggtAAGAGAAATGTGAAACTGAAATACAGAATTGTGAGAAAATTCTTTGCATAAAGCAGATCTGATTGgatttctggtcagcataatTTAGATCCTTAGTTAAGGTTCTTCAAGCAACaggtgggcagctagatggtacagtgaatagactgcctggagtcaggaaggtctgaattcgaatccagtctcagacactagctgtgtgctATAGGCAGGATGCTCTATTTGCCCCAGTTGATACACCGGAGGAGGAAATgtaaaccattccagcatctttgttaagaaaacccgagtgggggggttgggaggaggggaggtgaatgacctgggtagctcagtggattgagagccaggcctagaggcaggaggtcctaggttcaaatccggcctcagccacttcccagctgtgtgaccttgggcaagtcacttgacccccattgcctaccctttccactcttctgtcttggagtcaatacacagtattgactccaagacagaaggtaagggtttaaaaagaaaaaagaaaaaagaaagaaaaccccaggggacagttgggtggctcagtggattgagagccaggcccagagataggaggtcctgggttcaaatgtaccttcagacacttcctagctgtgtgaccctgggcaagtcacttagcccccattgcctagccattatcactcttctgccttagaaccaataatacacagtactgattctaagacagaaggtaagggtttaaaaaaaaacaacaccccaTAGACTTTGTTCATGAGGTCATGTACAAAcacatctgaacaacaacaaagcaatAGGCATATGTGATCCAGCTTCCAAGGCATGCAGCTAGGCTCAATCAgtgcaataaagttttctcatgGTTCCTgtaattgaataaagttttcacATAAGATTGAAATTAGAGTGGGCTCataatttaatagaaaaagaacTAAGCTAAATCCAGAATTGAATCACGAGATGGcatcagtgtggttcactcaattcccacaataGAAACTGTATCTAAGGATATATTTCCTATAATGAGTTATACAAAAATTCTCCAACACCAACAGGGATATAGGGCAAGATTTTTATAGATTTGCCAATTACAGGCAAAGATCTTCTGACATTGTGTGAGCACTAAAATCCCTGAACAAATTGAGTAAAATTAATGAAAGGATATTCTTTGTAAGAAGGGAACAATTTAGACAATAATTTGTCCCTTCTTTAAGTAATAACTGTCACTGGCCTCAGAATCTTTTCTCATAGCTACTAAATACTCATCTACCTAAAGAAAAACAAGCAATGTCATCCATGAGAGATACAAAAGGCACATGAAGAAAAAATGGTATTCTAAGAGAAGTTGTATCTGTTGgtatagtatttttaaatcttCGTATTCCCCCATGCTCAGACCCAGGCATTATTGGCCTGGATCAACTAGTTTTCAGATATAAGCTCTGGTAGGAGAAGATGTTTCTATAAAGTATGTTTCAAAatatgaacatttagaaaagttATTAGTTAAGGAAGCATGGAATTGATAGAAAGAGTTCCTAATCCTCAGTCTGACCTAAGATTAAgtttatttttgtcattctttgccAAGTGGCAGTATCAGAAtcgagcctcagtttttttcatctctaagtGTATTCATTCAAAaagtggagaggaggaaaagggggggTGGAGCTTTTACTGGGTTAGAGTGCAAGGGACACTCAGACTATGATTCTAATTAGTTTTATAAGCTATTTAACATAAaagatagataatgaaactgCCTGAATAACGTAGCACCAAGTAGAGTTTAGTACATAAAGAATTGCTTTATTAATAcaaaaatgactataaaataaaaagacattcaaATAGGTAGGTCATAGCACACAGGAGGCAAGTCCATATCATCCACAGCAGACAGAAGGCTCGAAGTCGATTCCAACAAATCTAGGAGAGAAAGATTACTGTTAAAGAATTCTGTAAATCTCCGTCAAGGCTTTCAATCATGTCCTACTTTGACAATAAATAAGAATTCTGAATCTCAATTAAGGCCTGAAAGCTGTGACCTCTAGCTTTTTTGATCTGGATCTTggagagcagtgattcccaaagtgggagccaccgccccctggtgggtgctgcagcaatccaaggtacagtgatggccacaggtgcatttatctttcctattagttgctattaatttttttttaattaatttctagggggctaagtaatattttttctggaaaagaggcagtaggccaaaaaagtttaggaaccactacTGGAGAGCCTGCTTCTTAGGAACACAAACACTGCCTCAAGCTTCTGACAGCCTTAAAGTCCTCCGTAAGCACTTATACTATCCCTCTCCTAATTGCTGAATTGTACTCTCTCCTCATCCTATCAACTAGGAGGGTTTGTCCTGATTGGCTTTATTAAAATTGAAGGCCTGGCACATATTCAAGAACTCTGACCAATGCCACTGCTGCCCCACATGCACTTTGCTGTACCGTAGAAAGCTAGTCTTTATACAATGCTATAGCAAAAATGTGTTTGTTTATTCATGATTTGATTCACCACCTGGCAACCAGCCTTCAGGTGATAATCTTCTCCTCAAATAGTCAATCTGGCACTGACCTTACCAGAACCTACTTGGCAGGGCCTGTCCCAGCCTGTACCCAACTAATATAATCAACAATCAGGCTGTTGGAGTGAAGGAACTTTAGATGACAACCTTGAAGTttgaccctctcattttacaaaattgaggaaaatgaggcacttAAGTGACTAAGGTCACTCAGCTGCTAAGAAAATAGACAAGCTAAGATTCCAAACTCCAGGTTCCTGACCTCTTGTCCCCACAATaagaacaaaacaataatagCAGACATGAAAATACTCATTAAAGCTAGAAAAATAGCTTTGAGTCATCAAGataacttagatttttttttatagcaaGGAAAAATCATCATTTTGCATGTTATTCTTTGCTCTTGTCAAGAGAGGTCTTTTCTTCTATCAGCTTCTCCTATAAACTTAAGGATTCTCTCATCCCAGCCAAGTGCCCGTAGAGGGATTTATGACATGAATTGTTGATAttcaagaaaaaattcagaatcaGTGGTTGCTTTTTCATTTGACCATACCTAGAGATCCCACTCAAGATTTTAATGTTGAATTCAGAGTCCCCAAAATGGCTTAACCTTTTTAATCTGGCAGCTTGTCCTGGCGATCTATTTCAACAGAGTCATTTCCCACTGACAATAATAGTTGTTTTTGTCAGACTACCTCTTTCCCTAAAAATGTGACTTGTAACATACAGTTTTCTCTCCCTACTGCTGGCAGCAGAAGTGCTCTGAAGGAGGAATATCTAATTGCTACCTAAGTGGtggtggaaaagaaagaaaaagggaggcaaaaaaaaaaaaaaaaatcaaacctgaTAACTTACCAGATTCCCAGGTCATGGAAGGCAGCATTACAGGTGAGGGTGGGAGTTCTACAAGCCTTTCGAGTGACTTCTCCTGCTCAAGCATTAGGAGGGGAACACCAGTCAGGGGCAGGTTTGCAAGCTGGTGTTCTTCAGGAACGTCGAAATTCTCAAATTCTGTTTGTAATGATAAGCCCATCTATTAATCCAACAGCCATTTCAACTCTTTTCTTATACTAAgaccttatttttttaagtaaatgaaaggaaatggttacaaataaaggaaaatcaaGCCTTTCatttatataagatatatagTTTTGCACATGGCAGGACCTTAGTGTATGTTAAGGTGAATTAAGTGATTTCAATtaacaacattttatttttattttttcctaatagaTTTTTTAGCAATTAcatgattatatttatatttgtataattatatgtaaacatatataataaaatatttttaattaagtctatatttttatgaattaagtgacttcttccATCCCAAGGAATTCAAAAGAACCTTCTCACAAAGGGCAAACTGTatatactcccttctctcctctgacacaatCACTAGGCTAATGCAAGCCCTCATAAGCTCACACTCGGCCTACTGTAACAGCCTGCTAATTAGTCTCCCTGCCTCAATaaatctttccccactccaatccatcctccatccaGCTGtgaaattgatcttcctaaagtacaaaaGTCTAAACATggttccatccatccatccctacCCCCACATTAAAAggattccagtggctccctattaccagcagaatcaaatataaaatcctatttggcTTCATAATCTAgaagccccctcctacctttcccgTCTTCTTTCTGTACTTAGACATCTAGGGACCCGACtaccttgctattcctcacacacaaCACCCcattctcccaactccaagtgATTTTACAGCCTGTCCTCAATGCCTAGATCTCTCtcattcttcatctctgcctcctaatTCCCTATTTCCTACAAAATTTCCTATTTCCTCAGTCAAGGCACCTATTGCAAGAAATCTCTCCCAGGCCTCCTTAACCTTAATGGCTTCCCTCTGAGTCTACtctcaatttatcttgtatatatctaaTCTATACAGAGTTTTTTGCACATTATCTGCCCCATTACAGTATAAGCACCTTAAAAACAAAGacatggggcaactaggtggcacagtggattgagcaccaggcccagaggcaaaaaggacctgggttcaaatctgacttcagacacaggctagctgtgtgaccttgggcaagtcacttaaccccatttgcctagcccttgctgctcttctatcttagagttgatcctaagacagaaggtaagggttttaaaaacaaacaaacaaacaaaaaaaaaaccacagactGGTTTGGGGCAGGGaggaattttttttgcctttctttgtaccctagtatttagcatagtgtgcatcatatagtagacatttagccatctacttcttatctctaaactaataaaacaatatttattttctaatatcatccttatactagCTCGGTCCCTTAATGTTACCTGGGACTTACCTAggaggcattttttaaaagagattatattAAAAAGCCTTTACTTTTCAAAACCATTTCAAcagtaaagaggaaaagaaaaaccagtaGAAGAAAGCTACTATTTACAGGCTTAACAGCATCTCAGAAGGTAACAGCTTCCCTTTATCAAAATAACTACTTTCTTTATGTTAGAAATACTTACTACAAGAGTCATTTGCAGAAGAAACAATCCCaaacttaaaaaagaattatactcCATTTCTCCACTAGAAAGTAACATTATGTTTAGAAAATACAGAAAGTTGCAGGAAAGCACTGAATTCCAACAATATAACTTGGGTATAGAGTTTCTTCACTTAACACTTCTCCCAGGAAAACTAGAAATACTTAAGGACCAAGATGGGAATGAACCCTATTCCAAGCTAGTCACTGTTTTTACTCTCAATATTCTCACCTGTTTGATGTATCGACCAGAAGGATAAGCTCCTCTTCAGCATTCttaaatatattacatacacaGATCAAGAGATATTCTCTTAGGGAGGCTCACTGGGTTTCTTGATCTAACAATGATTGGGCAGTGACAGGCTCCCTTCAAATTATCTCCTAGAAGAACATATATCTATAAGAATGCTCCAAAACCATTCCTGTGAGCGGGCTgatatccttccttcttttgaaatCCTGTAGTACTTTTAGTTGTTTTATTCTAGGGAAACTAAACTAAAACATAAAAACAGGTACAGAACCTTGTCTTTCTTACTAAACTGGAATATCCTTGGGGAGCAGAGAAGGAAGTATGGTCACAAATACCCAACAACCATGTCTTATACATTGTAGGTACCaaatatgtttgttgaatgaataaataaaaaaccttaaaatattccAAGCATGAAGTCCTATCTAAATCTAGGAGGTGACTCACAGCTAAACTGAAATGCCCTAGAGAAGCCAAATATACTCATGAAAAATGTTAGGTAATAAAGAATGCATAGTACCTAGAGGATTGAAGGGaaagaaattttctatttctggACATGGTTCATTTGGGAATGGAACCGAGGGTTTTTCTGTGGGAGTCTTTTCAGTCAtctaaggaagaaaatatataaaattagtgAAGTCAGGCAAGACTTACCAACTAA is from Gracilinanus agilis isolate LMUSP501 chromosome 2, AgileGrace, whole genome shotgun sequence and encodes:
- the PTTG1 gene encoding securin, which produces MATLIYVDKENGEPGSHVASKERMKSIKALSGRAQISTPKAGKVFTATPALSKSVRKALGPVNRTTEKENLVGKRKEPLKQKGQKFTAKKMTEKTPTEKPSVPFPNEPCPEIENFFPFNPLEFENFDVPEEHQLANLPLTGVPLLMLEQEKSLERLVELPPSPVMLPSMTWESDLLESTSSLLSAVDDMDLPPVCYDLPI